One region of Plasmodium gaboni strain SY75 chromosome 6, whole genome shotgun sequence genomic DNA includes:
- a CDS encoding protein DJ-1, with the protein MSGKKTALVAVASGSEDVEYITVVDVLRRAGVHVTTASVEKSEQVCLQSKNVVLADTTISKVRNNVYDVLVIPGGMKGSNTISECAEFIEMLKEQKASNRLYAAICAAPDTVLDRHSLIDDVEAVAYPSFERNFKHIGKGRVCVSKNCITSVGPGSAVEFGLKIVEHLLGRDVALSLASGFLLHPAVTF; encoded by the exons atgagTGGAAAAAAAACAGCATTAGTTGCAGTG gCCTCTGGATCTGAAGATGTCGAATATATTACTGTTGTTGACGTTTTAAGGAGAGCCg GCGTACATGTAACAACAGCATCTGTTGAAAAGAGTGAACAAGTCTGTTTGCAATCAAAAAATGTCGTGTTAGCTGACACAACCATTAGTAAGGTACGAAATAATGTTTATGATGTTTTAGTCATACCTGGAGGTATGAAAGGATCTAATACTATATCAGAATGTGCTGAATTTATTGAGATGCtaaaagaacaaaaagCTAGTAACAGATTATATGCAGCTATATGTGCTGCTCCCGATACTGTTCTAGATCGTCACTCATTAATTGATGATGTAGAAGCTGTGGCTTATCCTTCTTTTGAAAGAAATTTTAAGCACATTGGAAAAGGAAGAGTATGTGTTTCTAAAAATTGTATAACATCTGTAGGACCAGGTTCAGCTGTTGAATTTGGCCTTAAAATTGTTGAACATTTATTAGGCAGAGATGTAGCATTAAGCCTTGCCTCAGGTTTTCTTTTACATCCAGCAGTTACCttttaa
- a CDS encoding putative mitochondrial import inner membrane translocase subunit TIM22, giving the protein MSINNNSINNNNISSSNNNIDNDNNSRSKSGILNDRYINFKIFKKGEELSDEQKAFIKVQTYLNEGILPKCIGMGIGGGIVGLLIGVFFFSMQPSNIDYNLTYKQQLKEQFALLKQSVKSSCLNFAKIGFLYSFYENSLQKIRATNDLTNTLYSGCLTGASISYKKGVPSMISGCASFAAFSVAIEKWQRSTR; this is encoded by the coding sequence ATGAGTATAAACAACAATagtattaataataataatattagtagtagcaataataatattgataatgataataattcaaGATCAAAAAGTGGAATATTAAACgatagatatataaattttaaaatatttaagaAAGGAGAAGAATTAAGTGATGAACAAAAAGCATTTATAAAAGTTCAAACATATTTGAATGAAGGTATATTACCAAAATGTATAGGTATGGGTATAGGTGGAGGTATTGTTGGATTATTAATTGgagtttttttttttagtatGCAACCTAGTAATATAGATTATAATTTAACATATAAACAACAATTAAAAGAACAATTTGCTTTATTAAAACAATCTGTTAAAAGTAGTTGTCTTAATTTTGCAAAAATTGGATTTTTATATTCCTTTTATGAAAATTCATTACAAAAAATTAGAGCTACAAATGATCTAACAAATACTTTATATTCTGGTTGTTTAACAGGTGCTTCAatttcttataaaaaaggagTACCTTCTATGATTAGTGGCTGTGCTAGCTTTGCAGCATTTTCTGTAGCCATTGAAAAATGGCAAAGGTCCACAAGATAA
- a CDS encoding putative ankyrin-repeat protein yields the protein MKVLEQSNNTCNNTSQNREVTEDGVNKYILNKLILIFNNNIKCIPPNEESYDIEVDNIQREKKCKENEELIMSTDEVTGNNEKKNSVVENAGLKESTCPTETNNLNNNNISNNIISITINNINSDNSNNDDRNNNINNDNSNNNSNNNSNNNSNNNSNNNSSNNNNNNNISSENNNCINSTNNNNSNNNNNNSINIFEKDDINQMHEKESNFIAQLKRENGLDILNKENLLEKTHSISINDLFKLNSDICFNIDSTLKKNNLGELLANENAPRKNEKWKRYIKNIEPFLDVHTIINLCQTCKFFYKRKFKVAYNRLIFNSYLGYNPKILYEYVFPIIYRHLHRSVRRRLCLDFTLCTLIKDITVANILNEIYNFESLNTKHLFIYNLQEIYFDYCHHLTDKTLEVLAQTRLPSLKTLSIKCVRNKYLTCAPLTVMLKKSNWPVFTNFICSFSNAWLEPIFIVSNFIINRANNQNHIIYHKLKNLKKTLENMKNFDNTSICTSYDELNKKIINDNNRFNFMSLQSCTANNISRTSFDEEHIAHYNDNIYSYNSNNNNHHMNINSSHLDAHNDNNNNLSNNNNNRKKLKSILNSETECSISQSETNNNFNLFNNFFFNTFKHFGYSTKMQNNVSTKETNLKTTNKKEQESDQLHASNVDGDNDKIFERSADNDDFLKKKNVYESSDKYLESMNIQNNWAYLNNKIKNDYNVNGYNDYNINNNVSLHDKKDILDHFLSSEYYAPSINNNNNKRKDIMTNHQELKKINSKSVSHNDQDKNDSHLKEHSNLLDASNCNDSEKGSLSQGNKYKTKMNNNNNDDDSLSYDDDIYKDVYEYIQEDDNKCAREESGKIDEDKNQKMDKNKCINDHNNNIDQYNGKMKKNVHLHGENSVIDNNVERNNSNNNICSNNKKKKLEKKSFEDIKKKSRLCHKKSKLLTAENIFCMNILHNNVNTFDEEEEDDEDEDEEDDEEKNLNKCRCNGKSCIYTTEEINFKCDCDDCPFSNGYKNLITVDDPYIQSHFVQPNLDILGSWGSKCFLESIGLDIYVKGYSVALKNENIKICIKLSKKIQEELYELSKSEKYKNNNLVYLLRDKGSELLSNTPLTIETDDNAGIDMWTLPISLAISKKNRYLFYLVLKGGAKIDIWDYLGKSPLYIACEHECKEFVEVLLEERRKRTKRNNIIQYAYKTCTNADNDKDEALPNNNNNNNNNNNNNNNNIVASGYNNDKIEDFKKSISSEKYSSSKEALEEEVDEECSYDSNNNTSNKNNNEEDVESNNGDAIKKVDNSNTICISPYGNTCDSYYVTYPFDIENGYIPINIAVKKKNFSIVNSLVKNGENLNIICPYVRDYKSPLYLACENNISEIIQLLLENKANPNWCYHNKFTPILLAYNLNKAWVNHFIDAGAGEKPCDRHILTEVLSCAIFKNDLSTVQLLLKKYPQLIQKGHNLWSLPFIQAAKLERLNILKYLYSLKKEIIDQLDAENVLSPIHVAAEEGNVEVLKFLLENEVNINLTNKYHQNALHIACLENQEKIVHYLLSHNIDINCKDNINGECPLMICIRTRNENLALLILNEGKNINYNLTNIHGETSLIYSIFYGLYDVADILMKRGADVSVRDINGDKSYNVACERVLSHKACKKVLKKFLKLYRSQNKNFLPKNSKINKKNKFYQSYQTLNQSFLSIFRIKKEKKSKMRSYSIENESIH from the coding sequence atgaaagTACTTGAGCAAAGTAATAATACTTGTAATAATACTTCTCAAAATAGAGAAGTAACAGAAGATGGagtaaataaatatattttaaacaaattaatattaatatttaataataacatCAAGTGTATTCCACCGAATGAAGAATCATATGATATAGAAGTTGATAATATTcaaagagaaaaaaaatgtaaagAAAATGAGGAGCTTATAATGAGTACAGATGAAGTAACTGGAAataatgagaaaaaaaattctgTAGTAGAAAATGCTGGATTAAAAGAAAGTACGTGTCCAACCGAAACGAACAACcttaataataataatattagtaataatattattagtattactattaataatattaatagtgataatagtaataatgatgatcgtaataataatattaataatgataatagtaataataatagtaataataatagtaataataatagtaataataatagtaataataatagtagcaataataataataataataacattaGCAGTGAAAATAATAACTGTATCAACAGcacaaataataataacagtaataataataataataatagtattAACATTTTTGAAAAAGATGATATTAATCAGATGCATGAAAAAGAGAGCAATTTTATTGCACAATTAAAAAGAGAAAATGGATTggatatattaaataaagaaaatttattaGAAAAAACTCACAGTATTAGTATTAATGATTTATTCAAATTAAATTCAgatatatgttttaatattgatagtacattaaaaaagaataacTTAGGTGAATTATTAGCTAACGAAAATGCACCTAGAAAAAATGAGAAATGgaaaagatatataaaaaatattgaacCATTTTTAGATGTACAtactattattaatttatgTCAAACATGTAaatttttctataaaagaaaatttaaGGTTGCATATAATAgattaatatttaatagTTATTTAGGATATAATCctaaaatattatatgaatatgtTTTTCCAATTATATATAGGCATTTACATAGATCAGTAAGAAGAAGGTTATGTCTTGATTTTACCTTGTGCACATTAATTAAAGATATTACTGTTGctaatatattaaatgaaatatataatttcgAATCGTTAAATACGaaacatttatttatttataatttacaagaaatttattttgattattgTCATCATTTAACTGATAAAACATTAGAAGTGTTAGCTCAAACAAGGCTACCTTCCTTAAAAACATTAAGTATTAAGTGTGttagaaataaatatttaacaTGCGCACCTTTAACAGttatgttaaaaaaaagtaattGGCCTGTATTTACAAATTTTATTTGCTCCTTTTCAAATGCTTGGTTAGAACCTATTTTTATCGTATCcaattttattattaatagggcaaataatcaaaatcatataatatatcacaaattaaaaaatttaaaaaaaacattagaaaatatgaaaaatttCGATAATACTAGTATATGTACTAGTTATgatgaattaaataaaaaaataattaatgATAACAATAGATTTAATTTTATGAGTTTACAAAGTTGCACAGcaaataatataagtaGAACAAGTTTTGACGAAGAACACATAGCAcattataatgataatatatattcatataatagtaataataataatcatcatatgaatattaaTTCTTCTCATCTTGATGCtcataatgataataataataatttaagtaataataataataataggaaaaaattaaaatcCATATTAAACAGTGAAACAGAATGTAGTATTAGTCAATCagaaacaaataataattttaatttatttaataatttcttttttaataccTTTAAACATTTTGGTTACTCCACAAAAATGCAGAATAATGTGAGTACAAAAGAAACAAATCTAAAAacaacaaataaaaaagagCAAGAATCAGATCAATTGCATGCTTCTAATGTTGATGGagataatgataaaatatttgaaaGGAGTGCAGATAATGatgattttttaaaaaaaaaaaatgtttatgAATCAAGTGACAAATATTTAGAATCGATGAATATCCAGAATAATTGGGCTTAtcttaataataaaattaaaaatgattaCAACGTAAATGGatataatgattataatattaataacaATGTTAGTTTGCATGACAAAAAAGATATTCTAGATCATTTCTTATCTAGTGAATATTACGCTCCAagtattaataataataataataaaaggaAAGACATTATGACAAATCATcaagaattaaaaaaaattaattcaAAATCGGTTAGTCATAATGATCAAGATAAAAACGATAGTCATTTAAAGGAACATAGCAACCTATTGGATGCATCAAATTGTAATGATTCAGAAAAGGGTTCATTATCACAAggaaataaatataaaactaaaatgaacaataataataatgatgatgattCCCTGAGttatgatgatgatatatataaagatgtatatgaatatattcAAGAAGATGATAATAAGTGTGCGAGAGAAGAAAGTGGAAAAATTGATGAAGataaaaatcaaaaaatgGATAAAAATAAGTGTATAAatgatcataataataatatagatcAATATAATGGaaagatgaaaaagaaTGTTCATTTACATGGTGAAAATAGCGTAATAGATAACAACGTTGAAAGgaataatagtaataataatatttgtagtaataataagaagaaaaaattagaaaagAAATCTTTTGAAGATATCAAAAAGAAGAGTAGACTTTGTCATAAGAaatcaaaattattaacagcggaaaatatattttgtatgaatattttacataataatgttaataCATTTGATGAAGAGGAAGAAGATGATGAGGATGAAGATGAGgaagatgatgaagaaaaaaatttaaataaatgCAGATGTAATGGTAAAAGTTGTATATATACAACAGAAgaaattaattttaaatgtGATTGTGATGATTGTCCATTTTCTAATggttataaaaatttaataacTGTAGATGATCCATATATACAATCTCATTTTGTACAGCCTAATTTAGATATTTTAGGTTCATGGGGTAGTAAATGTTTTCTAGAAAGTATTGGATtagatatatatgtaaaGGGATATAGTGTAGcattaaaaaatgagaatataaaaatatgtattaaattaagtaaaaaaatacaagAAGAATTATATGAGTTAAGTAAAAGTGAaaagtataaaaataataatcttGTATATTTACTTAGAGATAAAGGTAGTGAATTATTATCTAATACACCATTAACAATAGAAACAGATGATAATGCAGGAATAGATATGTGGACCTTACCTATCTCTTTGGCTAttagtaaaaaaaatagatatttattttatttggTATTAAAGGGAGGAGCCAAAATTGATATATGGGATTATTTAGGAAAGTCTCCTTTATATATTGCATGCGAGCATGAGTGTAAGGAATTTGTTGAGGTTTTATTAGAAGAAAGAAGAAAACGAACAAAGCggaataatataatacagTATGCATATAAAACTTGCACAAACGCGGATAATGATAAAGATGAGGCCCTACCAAACaataacaacaacaacaacaataataataataataataataataatattgtgGCATCTGgatataataatgacaAAATAGAagattttaaaaaaagtattaGTTCAGAAAAATATAGTAGTAGTAAAGAAGCTTTGGAAGAAGAAGTGGATGAAGAATGTTCATATGAcagtaataataatactagtaataaaaataataatgaagaagatGTGGAATCTAATAATGGAGATgctataaaaaaagtagATAATTCAAATACTATATGTATTAGTCCATATGGTAATACTTGTGATAGTTATTATGTTACTTATCCATTTGATATAGAAAATGGATATATTCCTATAAATATAGCtgtaaagaaaaaaaacttTTCTATTGTAAATTCATTAGTTAAAAATGGagaaaatttaaatattatttgtcCATATGTAAGAGATTATAAATCTCCTTTATATTTAGCATgtgaaaataatattagtGAAATTATACAACTGTTGTTAGAAAATAAAGCTAATCCTAATTGGTGttatcataataaatttaCACCAATCTTATTAgcatataatttaaataaagCATGGGTAAACCATTTTATCGATGCAGGTGCTGGAGAAAAACCATGTGATAGACATATATTAACTGAAGTATTATCATGTGctatatttaaaaatgatttatCAACTGTTCAGttgttattaaaaaaatatccTCAACTTATACAAAAAGGACACAATTTATGGTCTTTACCATTTATTCAAGCAGCCAAATTAGAGAgattaaatattttaaaatatttatattccttaaaaaaagaaattatcGATCAGTTGGATGCCGAAAATGTATTATCTCCTATTCATGTTGCTGCGGAAGAAGGGAATGTGGAAGTATTAAAATTTCTCTTAGAAAATGAAGTAAACATTAATCTAACCAATAAATATCATCAAAATGCCTTACATATAGCTTGTCTAGAGAATCAGGAAAAAATCGtacattatttattaagtcataatatagatattaattgtaaagataatattaatggTGAATGTCCATTAATGATATGCATAAGAACAAGAAACGAAAACCTAGctttattaattttaaatgaaggaaaaaatatcaaTTATAATCTTACCAATATACATGGAGAAACATCTTTAATATACTCCATTTTTTATGGTTTATATGATGTTGCAGATATTTTAATGAAAAGAGGAGCTGATGTATCTGTACGTGATATTAATGGTGACAAATCTTATAACGTTGCTTGTGAAAGAGTATTATCTCATAAAGCATGTAAAAAggttttaaaaaaattccTTAAATTGTATCGTtcacaaaataaaaacttCTTACCAAAGAATAgtaaaattaataaaaaaaataaattctATCAATCCTATCAAACTTTAAACCAGAGCTTTTTAAGTATATTCCGtataaaaaaggaaaagaaGAGTAAAATGAGGTCCTATTCAATAGAAAATGAAAGTATTCActaa
- a CDS encoding hypothetical protein (conserved Plasmodium protein, unknown function), with amino-acid sequence MKNYDDHLKYMVNFLQNEEESDNEEEKRIGEKNGKTNKMIDNEHIKDTKRKGFIKYPYYLHNKKERAYTLGAINGIGDIDILKAPLMNPMKTEVVPPILQLPASTNLIKNVHLKVEGNINLDKSYKYRKQNSNKDILNNIKPLYSLPEKVMSYCMNENVNADYKKKKKNNNNNNNNNNNNNDNINDNNYYKDDCHKRVNEELIKNNKEHNSNEKNNINTNDKMNLEYMDISDNTFISKNNIQLLPNENEVEILLKKNLPSNEEIINILNEKKENDKFDELNKICIKQNIYTKECNNNNNMTIYKNAEKINPYETKLIERKQEETNENDIFCKNRNLIRKNICTDNTNMLKKNNPQEIKDINKINEQLKIFEQNQIMSPTLKNALKILSNDIYV; translated from the coding sequence atgaaaaattacgatgatcatttaaaatatatggttaattttttacaaaatgaagaagaatCAGATAATGaggaagaaaaaagaatagGGGAAAAAAATGGgaaaacaaataaaatgataGATAACGAACATATAAAAGATACAAAGAGAAAAggttttataaaatatccatattatctacataataaaaaagaaagagCATATACATTAGGTGCTATCAATGGCATAGGTgatattgatatattaaaagcTCCTTTAATGAATCCAATGAAGACAGAAGTTGTCCCTCCTATATTGCAATTACCTGCTTCAACgaatttaataaaaaatgttcaTTTGAAAGTTGAAggtaatataaatttgGATAAATCATATAAGTATAGGAAACAAAACAGTAATAAGGATATcttaaataatattaagCCTTTATATTCATTACCTGAAAAGGTTATGTCATATTGTATGAACGAAAATGTAAATGCAGATTAtaagaagaagaagaagaacaataataataataacaataataataataataataatgacaatattaatgataataattattataaggATGATTGTCATAAAAGGGtaaatgaagaattaaTCAAAAATAACAAGGAACATAACtcaaatgaaaaaaataatataaatacaaatgataaaatgaatttagaatatatggatatatctgataatacatttatatctaaaaataatattcagTTATTACCAAACGAAAATGAGGTcgaaatattattaaaaaagaacTTACCATCGAACGaagaaataattaatattttaaatgaaaaaaaagaaaatgataaatttGATGAACTCAAcaaaatatgtattaaacaaaatatatatacaaaggaatgtaataataataataatatgacTATCTATAAAAATGCGGAGAAAATAAATCCATATGAAACAAAATTAATTGAACGAAAACAAGAGGAAActaatgaaaatgatatattttgtaaGAATCGTAATcttataagaaaaaatatttgtacagataatacaaatatgctaaaaaaaaacaatccacaagaaataaaagacataaacaaaattaatGAACAACTTAAAATATTCGAGCAAAATCAAATAATGTCCCCAACTTTAAAAAATGCACTTAAAATATTGTCGAATGATATTTATGTATAG
- a CDS encoding putative E3 ubiquitin-protein ligase RNF5, with product MNGPEEDYDSLYDVMYDYDINDEDFNHHRNISNRNINDNISEKKIHSEQVIPLNNEFEKETQISNTNIIKKNYEQNEQEHIGNDKNVHLLLSDNLNDEEKEHFNDKKNDLYDDINNNNNIYYINENEKNVSKNNLKLEDPKVNSNADYTINNDQRINNTYDKINEKENKKLDHPVEDNSRLNTFNKGNNKYSFKYGEIYNDNCNDINIDTTYVQNNKVIETDIDGNKNNINMSQEKTYEHDDHKEEDINSTENNNCQQNENVKDNNNVNKPNTATENESRNTFECNICFDDVRDPVVTKCGHLFCWLCLSAWIKKNNDCPVCKAEVSKENVIPLYGRGKNSSDHKYAQPEEPRPTPKRKEGVRRSSTYSNNLGLRASFGVWVNPFSFGLSYTNMSEEPYFYDNRNENRSDNRRLQTETYQAEAASSFFFFLGFFLSLYILFYSS from the coding sequence atgaatgGTCCAGAAGAAGATTATGATTCTCTTTATGACGTTATGTATGATTATGATATAAACGATGAAGATTTTAATCATCATAGGAATATAAGTAATAGGAACATAAATGACAATATATCTGAAAAGAAAATTCATTCTGAACAAGTTATCCctttaaataatgaatttGAAAAAGAAACGCAAATCAgtaatacaaatataataaaaaagaacTATGAGCAAAATGAACAAGAGCATATAGGGAACGATAAAAACGTgcatttattattatcagataatttaaatgatgaaGAGAAAGAACATTTTAATGATAAGAAGAATGATTTGTATGAcgatataaataataataataatatatattatataaatgaaaatgaaaagaatgtatcaaaaaataatctTAAATTAGAAGATCCGAAGGTTAATAGTAATGCGGATTACACCATAAATAATGACCAAAGGATTAATAATACTTATGATAAgataaatgaaaaagaaaataaaaagcTCGATCACCCTGTAGAAGATAACTCAAGGTTAAATACTTTTAATAAGggtaataataaatattcttttaaatatggTGAAATATACAATGATAACTGTAATGATATTAACATTGATACTACATATGTTCAGAATAATAAAGTAATAGAAACAGATATTGATGgaaataagaataatattaacatGAGTCAGGAAAAAACATATGAACATGATGATCATAAGGAGGAAGATATTAATTCAActgaaaataataattgtcAACAAAACGAAAATGttaaagataataataatgtaaataaaCCCAATACAGCTACTGAAAATGAAAGTAGAAATACCTTTGAATGCAATATATGTTTTGATGATGTAAGAGATCCTGTAGTTACAAAATGTGGtcatttattttgttgGCTATGTTTGTCAGCAtggataaaaaaaaataatgattgCCCTGTATGTAAAGCTGAAGTATCCAAAGAAAATGTTATTCCCTTATATGGAAGAGGAAAAAATAGTAGTGATCATAAATATGCACAACCAGAAGAACCTAGACCAACACCTAAAAGAAAAGAAGGAGTAAGAAGAAGTAGCACTTATTCTAATAATTTAGGTTTAAGAGCTTCTTTTGGTGTATGGGTAAATCCATTCTCCTTTGGTCTATCATATACAAATATGTCAGAAGAaccatatttttatgataataGAAACGAAAACAGATCAGATAATAGACGATTACAAACAGAAACTTATCAAGCAGAAGCTGCATCttcctttttcttttttctaGGATTCTTCctttctttatatattttgttttattcctcataa
- a CDS encoding putative myosin light chain gives MEDIINEVELTSLFNKISEGSKTIHFEDALEIIYKMGYVPSKEDINEFNNMTKGVCSLSNIKKFCNKIRSLNYSTEGLIDIFHFYDTNKTGKISKEKLKLLFTTVGSKMSVEDMDTIINELCNNDENIDYKEFLNRILN, from the exons ATGGAG GACATAATTAATGAAGTGGAATTGACTTCTCTTTTTAACAAGATATCA GAAGGTTCGAAAACCATCCATTTTGAGGATGCCTtggaaataatatataaaatg GGTTATGTCCCTTCaaaagaagatataaatgaatttaaCAACATGACAAAAG GTGTTTGTTCTTTATccaatataaaaaaattctgCAATAAAATAAGATCATTGAATTATTCAACTGAAGGCCTGATTgatatatttcatttttatgataCAAAT AAAACCGGAAAAATTTCTAAAGAAAAACTTAAACTTTTATTTACCACTGTTGGTTCAAAAATGTCGGTTGAAGACATGGATACCATAATAAA TGAATTATGTAATAACGATGAAAACATAGACTATAAGGAGTTTCTAAACAG gATATTAAATTAG